In Sparus aurata chromosome 3, fSpaAur1.1, whole genome shotgun sequence, the following are encoded in one genomic region:
- the epn1b gene encoding epsin-1 isoform X2 — MTSSMLRRQLKNLVQNYSEAEVKVREATSNDPWGPSSTQMADISDLTYNVVACNEIMTMLWKRLKDDRNWRHIHKSLTLLEYLLKTGDDRVLLKMKDNIYIVKALTEYRFVEKDGKDQGSNVREKAKVVLVLMEDDDKLKEERDFAKKTREKTSKGSAASSTDAVKDPSYKPCYVAGASGLPSLDNIPSVADLTASFAARKEERLKQEAEKKEMERRAKLSEDELKWEDAGKGGDSKDGAWGGEKAEEEEEEKADAWGAPSEPKEATDPWGTPARPDTADKEASSDAWGAPPKGDEDPFAAPKTEEDPFAAPKTEEDPFAAPKTEEDPFSAPKDKKDPFAAPKGKPDPFSSSNNDPFNAPKDDPFNAPKEDPFNAPKDDPFNAPKDDPFNAPKDDPFNAPKDDPFSAPKDDPFSAPKDDPFSAPKDDRFNATKDDPFNSPKDDPFTAPASTPPKEDPFAAPASKDDPFTAPTTPPKEDPFSASTKPTKEDPFAAPTTPPKEDPFSAPSKPSKDDPFAALTTPPKEDPFSAPSKPSKDDLFAAPTTPPKEDPFSAPSKSTKDDPFTAPTTPPKEDPFGAPSSPPKDDASDPFNAPPVSSPQGSADAWGAPASSPPTTGSDPWDAPSAPNETKGGDPWGDGTSATSPGDNSDGFGDSSKPDSDPWGTATAPGGTDDAWGAPAAPSDSSPLSDPFGDGASKKGDPWGAPSSTPSNGTGKQAMQEKETYRKTASFLGSVGASLVDLDDLFSSNPKPKQRPLINTFAAQTQAIGAFKARGMTSGLVVRSGAAAAVSYPETPAPQCIPFGSTPAPSFGTTSLTFGAAQAAPPCSGTGMVQSVSVGGSPQMGFNLTPHSRGEGTVQSGNLEGNPLADHFLGTQMGQSSFFGGNQQAGLAHLGGPTPYNGGVPLRPQLLSGSRLGETVNKNNNPFMF, encoded by the exons ATGACGTCCTCCATGCTCCGCCGTCAGCTGAAGAACCTGGTCCAGAACTATTCTGAGGCAGAGGTCAAG GTGAGAGAGGCGACATCTAATGACCCATGGGGCCCCTCCAGCACTCAGATGGCTGACATCTCTGATCTGACCTACAATGTGGTGGCCTGCAACGAGATCATGACGATGCTCTGGAAGCGACTGAAAGATGACAGAAACTGGAGACACATCCACAAG TCCCTGACACTGCTGGAGTACCTGTTAAAGACCGGTGATGATCGCGTGCTCCTGAAAATGAAAGACAACATCTACATCGTCAAAGCCCTCACAGAGTATCGCTTTGTAGAAAAGGATGGCAAAGATCAG GGTTCAAATGTGAGAGAGAAGGCCAAGGTTGTTCTTGTTCTTATGGAGGATGATGACAAActaaaggaggagagagactttGCTAAAAAGACCAGAGAGAAGACATCAAAAGGTTCTGCTG CCTCATCCACGGATGCAGTCAAGGATCCCAGCTACAAGCCGTGCTATGTTGCCGGTGCCTCAGGGCTTCCATCCTTAGACAACATACCCTCAGTGGCTGACTTGACTGCTTCTTTTGCTGCCCGCAAAGAGGAGCGTCTTAAGCAGGAAGCTGAGAAGAAAGAAATGGAGAGGAGG GCCAAACTGAGTGAAGATGAGCTGAAATGGGAGGATGCTGGCAAAGGCGGTGACTCTAAAGACGGTGCTTGGGGAGGAGagaaagcagaggaggaagaggaggaaaaagcgGATGCATGGGGAGCACCCAGCGAACCTAAAGAAGCCACAGATCCATGGGGCACACCAGCAAGACCTGATACAGCTGACAAGGAAGCCAGTAGTGATGCTTGGGGGGCTCCGCCTAAAGGTGATGAGGATCCATTTGCAGCACCAAAAACTGAGGAAGATCCATTTGCTGCACCAAAAACTGAGGAAGATCCTTTTGCTGCACCAAAAACTGAGGAAG ATCCTTTTAGTGCACCCAAAGACAAGAAAGATCCATTTGCCGCTCCAAAGGGTAAACCAGATCCTTTCAGTTCATCTAACAATGATCCATTCAATGCTCCAAAAGATGATCCGTTCAATGCTCCAAAAGAGGATCCGTTCAATGCTCCAAAAGATGATCCGTTCAATGCCCCAAAAGATGATCCATTTAATGCTCCAAAAGACGATCCATTCAATGCTCCAAAAGACGATCCGTTCAGTGCCCCAAAAGATGATCCGTTCAGTGCCCCAAAAGATGATCCATTCAGTGCCCCAAAAGATGATCGATTCAATGCTACCAAAGATGATCCATTTAACAGCCCAAAAGATGATCCATTCACTGCACCAGCATCAACACCTCCTAAAGAAGATCCATTTGCAGCACCAGCATCTAAAGACGACCCCTTCACTGCTCCCACAACACCACCTAAAGAGGATCCTTTCTCTGCATCGACTAAACCAACCAAAGAAGACCCTTTTGCTGCGCCAACAACACCACCTAAAGAGGATCCTTTCTCTGCACCATCCAAACCTTCAAAAGATGACCCTTTCGCTGCACTAACAACACCACCTAAGGAGGATCCTTTCTCTGCACCATCCAAACCTTCAAAAGACGACCTTTTCGCTGCACCAACAACACCACCTAAGGAGGATCCTTTCTCTGCACCATCGAAATCTACAAAAGATGACCCTTTTACTGCACCAACAACACCACCTAAGGAAGACCCATTTGGAGCGCCATCCAGCCCACCAAAGGATGATGCTTCAGATCCCTTCAATGCTCCTCCAGTTAGCTCGCCCCAAGGCAGTGCAGATGCATGGGGGGCCCCTGCTAGCTCTCCACCCACCACAGGATCAGATCCCTGGGATGCGCCATCTGctccaaatgaaacaaaaggcGGAGATCCCTGGGGGGATGGGACAAGTGCCACATCGCCTGGTGATAATTCTGATGGTTTTGGGGATTCGTCCAAACCAGACAGTGACCCTTGGGGAACAg CTACAGCTCCGGGTGGCACTGATGATGCATGGGGTGCTCCAGCTGCGCCCTCAGACTCTTCCCCATTGAGTGACCCCTTCGGAGATGGAGCTTCTAAAAAAGGTGATCCTTGGGGTGCACCGAGCAGCACACCAAGCAATGGGACAG GAAAGCAAGCAATGCAGGAAAAGGAGACGTATAGAAAGACTGCTTCCTTTCTGGGCTCTGTGGGGGCGTCGCTCGTTGACTTGGACGATCTGTTTTCTTCTAACCCCAAACCCAAACAACGCCCCCTCATCAACACGTTCGCTGCCCAGACACAAGCCATCG GCGCTTTCAAAGCTAGGGGCATGACATCTGGCCTTGTGGTCAGATCGggggctgctgcagcggtgtccTATCCCGAAACACCAGCCCCACAATGCATCCCTTTCGGTTCCACCCCGGCTCCCTCCTTTGGTACAACTTCTCTCACTTTTGGAGCTGCTCAGGCGGCTCCTCCGTGTTCAGGAACTGGAATGGTTCAATCTGTGTCTGTGGGAGGGAGTCCACAGATGGGATTTAACTTAACTCCCCATAGTAGAGGAGAGGGAACGGTGCAGTCTGGGAATCTGGAGGGGAATCCTTTGGCAGACCACTTTTTGGGAACACAAATGGGTCAGTCCAGTTTCTTTGGAGGGAATCAACAAGCCGGCTTGGCCCACTTGGGAGGACCCACTCCTTATAACGGGGGAGTCCCTCTCCGGCCGCAGTTGCTCTCAGGCAGCAGACTGGGTGAGACggtgaataaaaacaacaatccaTTCATGTTCTGA
- the epn1b gene encoding epsin-1 isoform X1, translating into MTSSMLRRQLKNLVQNYSEAEVKVREATSNDPWGPSSTQMADISDLTYNVVACNEIMTMLWKRLKDDRNWRHIHKSLTLLEYLLKTGDDRVLLKMKDNIYIVKALTEYRFVEKDGKDQGSNVREKAKVVLVLMEDDDKLKEERDFAKKTREKTSKGSAASSTDAVKDPSYKPCYVAGASGLPSLDNIPSVADLTASFAARKEERLKQEAEKKEMERRAKLSEDELKWEDAGKGGDSKDGAWGGEKAEEEEEEKADAWGAPSEPKEATDPWGTPARPDTADKEASSDAWGAPPKGDEDPFAAPKTEEDPFAAPKTEEDPFAAPKTEEDPFAAPKDSSDPFSAPKDKKDPFAAPKGKPDPFSSSNNDPFNAPKDDPFNAPKEDPFNAPKDDPFNAPKDDPFNAPKDDPFNAPKDDPFSAPKDDPFSAPKDDPFSAPKDDRFNATKDDPFNSPKDDPFTAPASTPPKEDPFAAPASKDDPFTAPTTPPKEDPFSASTKPTKEDPFAAPTTPPKEDPFSAPSKPSKDDPFAALTTPPKEDPFSAPSKPSKDDLFAAPTTPPKEDPFSAPSKSTKDDPFTAPTTPPKEDPFGAPSSPPKDDASDPFNAPPVSSPQGSADAWGAPASSPPTTGSDPWDAPSAPNETKGGDPWGDGTSATSPGDNSDGFGDSSKPDSDPWGTATAPGGTDDAWGAPAAPSDSSPLSDPFGDGASKKGDPWGAPSSTPSNGTGKQAMQEKETYRKTASFLGSVGASLVDLDDLFSSNPKPKQRPLINTFAAQTQAIGAFKARGMTSGLVVRSGAAAAVSYPETPAPQCIPFGSTPAPSFGTTSLTFGAAQAAPPCSGTGMVQSVSVGGSPQMGFNLTPHSRGEGTVQSGNLEGNPLADHFLGTQMGQSSFFGGNQQAGLAHLGGPTPYNGGVPLRPQLLSGSRLGETVNKNNNPFMF; encoded by the exons ATGACGTCCTCCATGCTCCGCCGTCAGCTGAAGAACCTGGTCCAGAACTATTCTGAGGCAGAGGTCAAG GTGAGAGAGGCGACATCTAATGACCCATGGGGCCCCTCCAGCACTCAGATGGCTGACATCTCTGATCTGACCTACAATGTGGTGGCCTGCAACGAGATCATGACGATGCTCTGGAAGCGACTGAAAGATGACAGAAACTGGAGACACATCCACAAG TCCCTGACACTGCTGGAGTACCTGTTAAAGACCGGTGATGATCGCGTGCTCCTGAAAATGAAAGACAACATCTACATCGTCAAAGCCCTCACAGAGTATCGCTTTGTAGAAAAGGATGGCAAAGATCAG GGTTCAAATGTGAGAGAGAAGGCCAAGGTTGTTCTTGTTCTTATGGAGGATGATGACAAActaaaggaggagagagactttGCTAAAAAGACCAGAGAGAAGACATCAAAAGGTTCTGCTG CCTCATCCACGGATGCAGTCAAGGATCCCAGCTACAAGCCGTGCTATGTTGCCGGTGCCTCAGGGCTTCCATCCTTAGACAACATACCCTCAGTGGCTGACTTGACTGCTTCTTTTGCTGCCCGCAAAGAGGAGCGTCTTAAGCAGGAAGCTGAGAAGAAAGAAATGGAGAGGAGG GCCAAACTGAGTGAAGATGAGCTGAAATGGGAGGATGCTGGCAAAGGCGGTGACTCTAAAGACGGTGCTTGGGGAGGAGagaaagcagaggaggaagaggaggaaaaagcgGATGCATGGGGAGCACCCAGCGAACCTAAAGAAGCCACAGATCCATGGGGCACACCAGCAAGACCTGATACAGCTGACAAGGAAGCCAGTAGTGATGCTTGGGGGGCTCCGCCTAAAGGTGATGAGGATCCATTTGCAGCACCAAAAACTGAGGAAGATCCATTTGCTGCACCAAAAACTGAGGAAGATCCTTTTGCTGCACCAAAAACTGAGGAAGATCCTTTTGCTGCACCAAAAGATAGTTCAGATCCTTTTAGTGCACCCAAAGACAAGAAAGATCCATTTGCCGCTCCAAAGGGTAAACCAGATCCTTTCAGTTCATCTAACAATGATCCATTCAATGCTCCAAAAGATGATCCGTTCAATGCTCCAAAAGAGGATCCGTTCAATGCTCCAAAAGATGATCCGTTCAATGCCCCAAAAGATGATCCATTTAATGCTCCAAAAGACGATCCATTCAATGCTCCAAAAGACGATCCGTTCAGTGCCCCAAAAGATGATCCGTTCAGTGCCCCAAAAGATGATCCATTCAGTGCCCCAAAAGATGATCGATTCAATGCTACCAAAGATGATCCATTTAACAGCCCAAAAGATGATCCATTCACTGCACCAGCATCAACACCTCCTAAAGAAGATCCATTTGCAGCACCAGCATCTAAAGACGACCCCTTCACTGCTCCCACAACACCACCTAAAGAGGATCCTTTCTCTGCATCGACTAAACCAACCAAAGAAGACCCTTTTGCTGCGCCAACAACACCACCTAAAGAGGATCCTTTCTCTGCACCATCCAAACCTTCAAAAGATGACCCTTTCGCTGCACTAACAACACCACCTAAGGAGGATCCTTTCTCTGCACCATCCAAACCTTCAAAAGACGACCTTTTCGCTGCACCAACAACACCACCTAAGGAGGATCCTTTCTCTGCACCATCGAAATCTACAAAAGATGACCCTTTTACTGCACCAACAACACCACCTAAGGAAGACCCATTTGGAGCGCCATCCAGCCCACCAAAGGATGATGCTTCAGATCCCTTCAATGCTCCTCCAGTTAGCTCGCCCCAAGGCAGTGCAGATGCATGGGGGGCCCCTGCTAGCTCTCCACCCACCACAGGATCAGATCCCTGGGATGCGCCATCTGctccaaatgaaacaaaaggcGGAGATCCCTGGGGGGATGGGACAAGTGCCACATCGCCTGGTGATAATTCTGATGGTTTTGGGGATTCGTCCAAACCAGACAGTGACCCTTGGGGAACAg CTACAGCTCCGGGTGGCACTGATGATGCATGGGGTGCTCCAGCTGCGCCCTCAGACTCTTCCCCATTGAGTGACCCCTTCGGAGATGGAGCTTCTAAAAAAGGTGATCCTTGGGGTGCACCGAGCAGCACACCAAGCAATGGGACAG GAAAGCAAGCAATGCAGGAAAAGGAGACGTATAGAAAGACTGCTTCCTTTCTGGGCTCTGTGGGGGCGTCGCTCGTTGACTTGGACGATCTGTTTTCTTCTAACCCCAAACCCAAACAACGCCCCCTCATCAACACGTTCGCTGCCCAGACACAAGCCATCG GCGCTTTCAAAGCTAGGGGCATGACATCTGGCCTTGTGGTCAGATCGggggctgctgcagcggtgtccTATCCCGAAACACCAGCCCCACAATGCATCCCTTTCGGTTCCACCCCGGCTCCCTCCTTTGGTACAACTTCTCTCACTTTTGGAGCTGCTCAGGCGGCTCCTCCGTGTTCAGGAACTGGAATGGTTCAATCTGTGTCTGTGGGAGGGAGTCCACAGATGGGATTTAACTTAACTCCCCATAGTAGAGGAGAGGGAACGGTGCAGTCTGGGAATCTGGAGGGGAATCCTTTGGCAGACCACTTTTTGGGAACACAAATGGGTCAGTCCAGTTTCTTTGGAGGGAATCAACAAGCCGGCTTGGCCCACTTGGGAGGACCCACTCCTTATAACGGGGGAGTCCCTCTCCGGCCGCAGTTGCTCTCAGGCAGCAGACTGGGTGAGACggtgaataaaaacaacaatccaTTCATGTTCTGA
- the epn1b gene encoding epsin-1 isoform X3 — translation MTSSMLRRQLKNLVQNYSEAEVKVREATSNDPWGPSSTQMADISDLTYNVVACNEIMTMLWKRLKDDRNWRHIHKSLTLLEYLLKTGDDRVLLKMKDNIYIVKALTEYRFVEKDGKDQGSNVREKAKVVLVLMEDDDKLKEERDFAKKTREKTSKGSAASSTDAVKDPSYKPCYVAGASGLPSLDNIPSVADLTASFAARKEERLKQEAEKKEMERRAKLSEDELKWEDAGKGGDSKDGAWGGEKAEEEEEEKADAWGAPSEPKEATDPWGTPARPDTADKEASSDAWGAPPKGDEDPFAAPKTEEDPFAAPKTEEDPFAAPKTEEDPFAAPKDSSDPFSAPKDKKDPFAAPKGKPDPFSSSNNDPFNAPKDDPFNAPKEDPFNAPKDDPFNAPKDDPFNAPKDDPFNAPKDDPFSAPKDDPFSAPKDDPFSAPKDDRFNATKDDPFNSPKDDPFTAPASTPPKEDPFAAPASKDDPFTAPTTPPKEDPFSASTKPTKEDPFAAPTTPPKEDPFSAPSKPSKDDPFAALTTPPKEDPFSAPSKPSKDDLFAAPTTPPKEDPFSAPSKSTKDDPFTAPTTPPKEDPFGAPSSPPKDDASDPFNAPPVSSPQGSADAWGAPASSPPTTGSDPWDAPSAPNETKGGDPWGDGTSATSPGDNSDGFGDSSKPDSDPWGTATAPGGTDDAWGAPAAPSDSSPLSDPFGDGASKKGDPWGAPSSTPSNGTGAFKARGMTSGLVVRSGAAAAVSYPETPAPQCIPFGSTPAPSFGTTSLTFGAAQAAPPCSGTGMVQSVSVGGSPQMGFNLTPHSRGEGTVQSGNLEGNPLADHFLGTQMGQSSFFGGNQQAGLAHLGGPTPYNGGVPLRPQLLSGSRLGETVNKNNNPFMF, via the exons ATGACGTCCTCCATGCTCCGCCGTCAGCTGAAGAACCTGGTCCAGAACTATTCTGAGGCAGAGGTCAAG GTGAGAGAGGCGACATCTAATGACCCATGGGGCCCCTCCAGCACTCAGATGGCTGACATCTCTGATCTGACCTACAATGTGGTGGCCTGCAACGAGATCATGACGATGCTCTGGAAGCGACTGAAAGATGACAGAAACTGGAGACACATCCACAAG TCCCTGACACTGCTGGAGTACCTGTTAAAGACCGGTGATGATCGCGTGCTCCTGAAAATGAAAGACAACATCTACATCGTCAAAGCCCTCACAGAGTATCGCTTTGTAGAAAAGGATGGCAAAGATCAG GGTTCAAATGTGAGAGAGAAGGCCAAGGTTGTTCTTGTTCTTATGGAGGATGATGACAAActaaaggaggagagagactttGCTAAAAAGACCAGAGAGAAGACATCAAAAGGTTCTGCTG CCTCATCCACGGATGCAGTCAAGGATCCCAGCTACAAGCCGTGCTATGTTGCCGGTGCCTCAGGGCTTCCATCCTTAGACAACATACCCTCAGTGGCTGACTTGACTGCTTCTTTTGCTGCCCGCAAAGAGGAGCGTCTTAAGCAGGAAGCTGAGAAGAAAGAAATGGAGAGGAGG GCCAAACTGAGTGAAGATGAGCTGAAATGGGAGGATGCTGGCAAAGGCGGTGACTCTAAAGACGGTGCTTGGGGAGGAGagaaagcagaggaggaagaggaggaaaaagcgGATGCATGGGGAGCACCCAGCGAACCTAAAGAAGCCACAGATCCATGGGGCACACCAGCAAGACCTGATACAGCTGACAAGGAAGCCAGTAGTGATGCTTGGGGGGCTCCGCCTAAAGGTGATGAGGATCCATTTGCAGCACCAAAAACTGAGGAAGATCCATTTGCTGCACCAAAAACTGAGGAAGATCCTTTTGCTGCACCAAAAACTGAGGAAGATCCTTTTGCTGCACCAAAAGATAGTTCAGATCCTTTTAGTGCACCCAAAGACAAGAAAGATCCATTTGCCGCTCCAAAGGGTAAACCAGATCCTTTCAGTTCATCTAACAATGATCCATTCAATGCTCCAAAAGATGATCCGTTCAATGCTCCAAAAGAGGATCCGTTCAATGCTCCAAAAGATGATCCGTTCAATGCCCCAAAAGATGATCCATTTAATGCTCCAAAAGACGATCCATTCAATGCTCCAAAAGACGATCCGTTCAGTGCCCCAAAAGATGATCCGTTCAGTGCCCCAAAAGATGATCCATTCAGTGCCCCAAAAGATGATCGATTCAATGCTACCAAAGATGATCCATTTAACAGCCCAAAAGATGATCCATTCACTGCACCAGCATCAACACCTCCTAAAGAAGATCCATTTGCAGCACCAGCATCTAAAGACGACCCCTTCACTGCTCCCACAACACCACCTAAAGAGGATCCTTTCTCTGCATCGACTAAACCAACCAAAGAAGACCCTTTTGCTGCGCCAACAACACCACCTAAAGAGGATCCTTTCTCTGCACCATCCAAACCTTCAAAAGATGACCCTTTCGCTGCACTAACAACACCACCTAAGGAGGATCCTTTCTCTGCACCATCCAAACCTTCAAAAGACGACCTTTTCGCTGCACCAACAACACCACCTAAGGAGGATCCTTTCTCTGCACCATCGAAATCTACAAAAGATGACCCTTTTACTGCACCAACAACACCACCTAAGGAAGACCCATTTGGAGCGCCATCCAGCCCACCAAAGGATGATGCTTCAGATCCCTTCAATGCTCCTCCAGTTAGCTCGCCCCAAGGCAGTGCAGATGCATGGGGGGCCCCTGCTAGCTCTCCACCCACCACAGGATCAGATCCCTGGGATGCGCCATCTGctccaaatgaaacaaaaggcGGAGATCCCTGGGGGGATGGGACAAGTGCCACATCGCCTGGTGATAATTCTGATGGTTTTGGGGATTCGTCCAAACCAGACAGTGACCCTTGGGGAACAg CTACAGCTCCGGGTGGCACTGATGATGCATGGGGTGCTCCAGCTGCGCCCTCAGACTCTTCCCCATTGAGTGACCCCTTCGGAGATGGAGCTTCTAAAAAAGGTGATCCTTGGGGTGCACCGAGCAGCACACCAAGCAATGGGACAG GCGCTTTCAAAGCTAGGGGCATGACATCTGGCCTTGTGGTCAGATCGggggctgctgcagcggtgtccTATCCCGAAACACCAGCCCCACAATGCATCCCTTTCGGTTCCACCCCGGCTCCCTCCTTTGGTACAACTTCTCTCACTTTTGGAGCTGCTCAGGCGGCTCCTCCGTGTTCAGGAACTGGAATGGTTCAATCTGTGTCTGTGGGAGGGAGTCCACAGATGGGATTTAACTTAACTCCCCATAGTAGAGGAGAGGGAACGGTGCAGTCTGGGAATCTGGAGGGGAATCCTTTGGCAGACCACTTTTTGGGAACACAAATGGGTCAGTCCAGTTTCTTTGGAGGGAATCAACAAGCCGGCTTGGCCCACTTGGGAGGACCCACTCCTTATAACGGGGGAGTCCCTCTCCGGCCGCAGTTGCTCTCAGGCAGCAGACTGGGTGAGACggtgaataaaaacaacaatccaTTCATGTTCTGA
- the epn1b gene encoding epsin-1 isoform X4 encodes MTSSMLRRQLKNLVQNYSEAEVKVREATSNDPWGPSSTQMADISDLTYNVVACNEIMTMLWKRLKDDRNWRHIHKSLTLLEYLLKTGDDRVLLKMKDNIYIVKALTEYRFVEKDGKDQGSNVREKAKVVLVLMEDDDKLKEERDFAKKTREKTSKGSAASSTDAVKDPSYKPCYVAGASGLPSLDNIPSVADLTASFAARKEERLKQEAEKKEMERRAKLSEDELKWEDAGKGGDSKDGAWGGEKAEEEEEEKADAWGAPSEPKEATDPWGTPARPDTADKEASSDAWGAPPKGDEDPFAAPKTEEDPFAAPKTEEDPFAAPKTEEDPFAAPKDSSDPFSAPKDKKDPFAAPKGKPDPFSSSNNDPFNAPKDDPFNAPKEDPFNAPKDDPFNAPKDDPFNAPKDDPFNAPKDDPFSAPKDDPFSAPKDDPFSAPKDDRFNATKDDPFNSPKDDPFTAPASTPPKEDPFAAPASKDDPFTAPTTPPKEDPFSASTKPTKEDPFAAPTTPPKEDPFSAPSKPSKDDPFAALTTPPKEDPFSAPSKPSKDDLFAAPTTPPKEDPFSAPSKSTKDDPFTAPTTPPKEDPFGAPSSPPKDDASDPFNAPPVSSPQGSADAWGAPASSPPTTGSDPWDAPSAPNETKGGDPWGDGTSATSPGDNSDGFGDSSKPDSDPWGTATAPGGTDDAWGAPAAPSDSSPLSDPFGDGASKKGDPWGAPSSTPSNGTGKQAMQEKETYRKTASFLGSVGASLVDLDDLFSSNPKPKQRPLINTFAAQTQAIGKDRENAWLCVKNDIFDKGLMWSYLWCA; translated from the exons ATGACGTCCTCCATGCTCCGCCGTCAGCTGAAGAACCTGGTCCAGAACTATTCTGAGGCAGAGGTCAAG GTGAGAGAGGCGACATCTAATGACCCATGGGGCCCCTCCAGCACTCAGATGGCTGACATCTCTGATCTGACCTACAATGTGGTGGCCTGCAACGAGATCATGACGATGCTCTGGAAGCGACTGAAAGATGACAGAAACTGGAGACACATCCACAAG TCCCTGACACTGCTGGAGTACCTGTTAAAGACCGGTGATGATCGCGTGCTCCTGAAAATGAAAGACAACATCTACATCGTCAAAGCCCTCACAGAGTATCGCTTTGTAGAAAAGGATGGCAAAGATCAG GGTTCAAATGTGAGAGAGAAGGCCAAGGTTGTTCTTGTTCTTATGGAGGATGATGACAAActaaaggaggagagagactttGCTAAAAAGACCAGAGAGAAGACATCAAAAGGTTCTGCTG CCTCATCCACGGATGCAGTCAAGGATCCCAGCTACAAGCCGTGCTATGTTGCCGGTGCCTCAGGGCTTCCATCCTTAGACAACATACCCTCAGTGGCTGACTTGACTGCTTCTTTTGCTGCCCGCAAAGAGGAGCGTCTTAAGCAGGAAGCTGAGAAGAAAGAAATGGAGAGGAGG GCCAAACTGAGTGAAGATGAGCTGAAATGGGAGGATGCTGGCAAAGGCGGTGACTCTAAAGACGGTGCTTGGGGAGGAGagaaagcagaggaggaagaggaggaaaaagcgGATGCATGGGGAGCACCCAGCGAACCTAAAGAAGCCACAGATCCATGGGGCACACCAGCAAGACCTGATACAGCTGACAAGGAAGCCAGTAGTGATGCTTGGGGGGCTCCGCCTAAAGGTGATGAGGATCCATTTGCAGCACCAAAAACTGAGGAAGATCCATTTGCTGCACCAAAAACTGAGGAAGATCCTTTTGCTGCACCAAAAACTGAGGAAGATCCTTTTGCTGCACCAAAAGATAGTTCAGATCCTTTTAGTGCACCCAAAGACAAGAAAGATCCATTTGCCGCTCCAAAGGGTAAACCAGATCCTTTCAGTTCATCTAACAATGATCCATTCAATGCTCCAAAAGATGATCCGTTCAATGCTCCAAAAGAGGATCCGTTCAATGCTCCAAAAGATGATCCGTTCAATGCCCCAAAAGATGATCCATTTAATGCTCCAAAAGACGATCCATTCAATGCTCCAAAAGACGATCCGTTCAGTGCCCCAAAAGATGATCCGTTCAGTGCCCCAAAAGATGATCCATTCAGTGCCCCAAAAGATGATCGATTCAATGCTACCAAAGATGATCCATTTAACAGCCCAAAAGATGATCCATTCACTGCACCAGCATCAACACCTCCTAAAGAAGATCCATTTGCAGCACCAGCATCTAAAGACGACCCCTTCACTGCTCCCACAACACCACCTAAAGAGGATCCTTTCTCTGCATCGACTAAACCAACCAAAGAAGACCCTTTTGCTGCGCCAACAACACCACCTAAAGAGGATCCTTTCTCTGCACCATCCAAACCTTCAAAAGATGACCCTTTCGCTGCACTAACAACACCACCTAAGGAGGATCCTTTCTCTGCACCATCCAAACCTTCAAAAGACGACCTTTTCGCTGCACCAACAACACCACCTAAGGAGGATCCTTTCTCTGCACCATCGAAATCTACAAAAGATGACCCTTTTACTGCACCAACAACACCACCTAAGGAAGACCCATTTGGAGCGCCATCCAGCCCACCAAAGGATGATGCTTCAGATCCCTTCAATGCTCCTCCAGTTAGCTCGCCCCAAGGCAGTGCAGATGCATGGGGGGCCCCTGCTAGCTCTCCACCCACCACAGGATCAGATCCCTGGGATGCGCCATCTGctccaaatgaaacaaaaggcGGAGATCCCTGGGGGGATGGGACAAGTGCCACATCGCCTGGTGATAATTCTGATGGTTTTGGGGATTCGTCCAAACCAGACAGTGACCCTTGGGGAACAg CTACAGCTCCGGGTGGCACTGATGATGCATGGGGTGCTCCAGCTGCGCCCTCAGACTCTTCCCCATTGAGTGACCCCTTCGGAGATGGAGCTTCTAAAAAAGGTGATCCTTGGGGTGCACCGAGCAGCACACCAAGCAATGGGACAG GAAAGCAAGCAATGCAGGAAAAGGAGACGTATAGAAAGACTGCTTCCTTTCTGGGCTCTGTGGGGGCGTCGCTCGTTGACTTGGACGATCTGTTTTCTTCTAACCCCAAACCCAAACAACGCCCCCTCATCAACACGTTCGCTGCCCAGACACAAGCCATCGGTAAGGACAGAGAAAATGCTTGGCTCTGcgtgaaaaatgacatttttgacaaAGGCCTCATGTGGAGTTACTTGTGGTGTGCGTAA